Part of the Arvicanthis niloticus isolate mArvNil1 chromosome 2, mArvNil1.pat.X, whole genome shotgun sequence genome, GGACCAGGTATTGCAGGACCGGGTAATCCGGCACCGGGTAATCCGGCACCGGGTAATCCAGCACTGGGTATTCCAGGACCAGGTATTCCGGGACCCGGTATTCCGGCACCAGGCATTCCAGAGCTGGGCATCCCAGCACCAGGCATTCCAGCAGCAGGCATACCTGCACTAGGCATTCCAGCACCTGGTATTCCAGCACTGGGTATTCCAGCAGTGGGTATCCCTGCACTAGGTATCACTGGTACTGCAGGATTACCTGGAACAGGTATCTTTAAGCCCTTTTTTCCTTGGACTGGGGGAtttttctcaatctctctcaTATCTTCTAGGGTAACTATATGAACAAAAGCTTCTCTCCCATTCAGCTTTTTACGGTGTAAGTGTTCAGATTTATGTGCGTCATCTTCAGTTTTAAACTGAACCAATGCTTGCCCTAGACCTTGCCCATTGTTATCGACAAGAACATGTACAGCATTCTCATCCACTGGGATTCCTTCCAGGAACTGAAGAACATCCATCTTGGTAATGCTGAATGGAATGTTTGTTATATGGGCACAGACTTTGGCAGAACTGACTTCCCCCTCCGGATTTAACACCATTTCCCTCTGGTCATAGCTGAAGTTCTGAAGTCGTTTCCGAATCATATCTATCTTTTCTAGCATACCTTTCTTAGTTATTGGATGAACTTGAATAAAGCGATTGCCCATGTATTGTTTATGACGACAGAGAGCAGCCTTATAGTCAGCATCATTCCTGAATTCTACAAAGCCTTCACCAGTTGCTTTCCCATTGGGTCCATAAGCTATATAAATACTATCTTCCACAATATCCAACttcttaaaaaaatcaatgacatgtttgttttctgcttcaaATGGTAGCCCTTTTAAGTAAACACAAAAACCAGCCTCATGTGGTGATCTTGATCTTGACCTTTTCTGCCCACTGGGTGATTTTGACCTTGGAAGTGTCTGTGGAGGAGGGTGGGCTTGTCCAGAAGGCCCCATACTTTGCTTAAAAGTGATATGACCTCCAGCAGCTACCCACTGTCTCTCTGTGGCAGGACTGACTTCCACATAGCGTTGTATCATCAGCATTCTGTTCCGTTTCAAAGCTTCAAATGTATCTTGAGGGGAGAGAAACTTAACCAATCCATTCCCATTATTTCGACCTACATGATCTTTTAATAAATGTACTGCATCAACTCGGAGCCCATGGAAAAACTCTCTGACATCATTTTCCATTGCAGAAAAGGGCAttccatgcacactcacatacagatcATCAGGGTTGATGGGAAGAGACTTCACGCTGCTTTGAGAGTTCATCTGTATAGGGTTAACAGGATTTAATGGACCCAGAAACACAGGGTTCAGATTATTATTCAGACCCATAGGTGCTCCAGAGCCATTCATTCCACCAGGAAGAGGTGCCACAGGCGGTGGATTCAAGGGTGGCATGCCTGACATAGGAGGCAATGTAGTCAGAGGTGGCACAGAAGGGACTGGGGGAATGGGAGGAACAGGTGGCACGGGAGGCAACGTTGGTACCGGAGGAGGAACTGGTATTGGGGGAATGGATGGCAGCGGTGGCAAAGAGGGCATCGCTGGGATTGGAGGAATTGGTGGCGGTGGGACTGTGTTCATTGGAGAAGCTGTACTCGGAACCGTTGAGCTGAATGTTGGACTTCCAAAAGAAGTCCCCATACTTGGAGGAGCAGTTCCTACGCTGGCTGTGGAAAATGTCTGTATGTTTTTGTTGCTCTCATGAACAGAAGTGGTAGCAGTTACTACACTTGGCGAAGGATTATTAAAGTTGGGTGCTGTTGCTGGCAAGTTTACCCTGCTGCTCATCCCTGAGCTAGGTGGTGGTCCTGACCTACTAGCATTTGCTGGTGGTATATCTAAGTTGGCAGTTTCAAAACGCCTACGACTCAGTTCAATCATATTCTGCATTTCTGTTTTACTACTCAATAATAGTGTTACTTTTGACCCTTTAATTGTACCACCTGTGCGCATCATACCAAGCCTTGCATCTTCATCAGTGGCAAAAACGATGAAAGCCTCACCCAGTTCACCCCCTACAATATGCACGCCCCCATCGGGGATGGTCAATCCAGAGAAGAAGTGGCGAATGTCCATGGTCCCCGCCACAATTGGGAGACCTTGCAAACGGATGACCACAGCCATGCTGCGCTGAaaccacacacacctgcagatGAGAAAAGGCAACGGCCATGTCAGACTCCTTATTATTTTACCAAGTTTTTAGTTCCAAGAATGACCAGCTACCACATTATCCCACAAACATTCCCTCAAGCTATTACAATGTCTTTAATTTAGATAATTCAAAGATCTAACTTCTAAAGGCTTTCATTTTGGCAACAGTTAAAAAGAAGTTCAGTCTAATACTCAAAAGATCCAGGAAAAACTGAGGACAGTAAAGTCACAATAAATACTTAGATCACTAAGCCTTCAGtaagatctaaaataaatgtGCAAAAATCTATAGGGGGGAATCATGCAAATGATGCAtcaaaatcaatatttaaaactgATTTAGCATCTTCATAATTTCATAGTTATTAGCGTGATACCTTTTTAAGAATCAATCTCAAaagccagaagaaagaaaactggaatGTTCCTGGATTACAAATTCCTAACAATAAAGTAGGTTCATATCTCAAATGGAAGATCAGGGTATGACTAGCATTCAAACACTGATCCCCAAGTCAATCCTTAGCACAAGAAATCTCAAATGAGATTTAGAGTACAACTTTTCAacatgttttatagttttattaaaagaaagaacTGTCTGAGGATGCACAGATGATTCACTGGGTAAGAACTTGCTATATGTACAATCATAAGAAcatgagttctattcccagcatccaaacATGTATGGACATGTCATACATATGTCAGAAACCCTAGCTGGAAGCCCCAGCTGGAAGTCTAGATCCAAGTATAATGAAAGGTACTCAAGAAGTAATAAGGCACAGAATGATAGAAGACCTGACATCCTCTTCCAGCCTTTGCCTATACACAGGCTCACATATGTGACCATgtacacgcatgtacacacatgcatgtgggaggggtctgtgtctctgtctgtctgtctctctgtctgtctctctgtctgtctctctgtctctgtctctgtctctgtctctgtctctgtctctgtctctctctctcttcttcttcttcttcttcttctcttctctttctggatttacTATAAGCAAAGTTAACACATACTAAGATtccaaagaaaaactaaatagaaTAGCAAAAATCCTAAGCTAACCTTCATTATTGTCCTCAAGTAGAACCTATTACACCACTGTTTGCCATGGCTATTAGATCAAAACTCTGGTCAAGTGACTACTaaatcttgctttaaaaaaagacaacTAGGGCCAGGCGTGGTAGAatagcctttaattccagtactttaATTCCAGGCCAAtttctcttgagtttgaagccattctGCTCTATAGAACTCCAGGCCAGTAAGGGCTTCATAAGTGAAACTtagtctcaaagaaacaaatgaacataGATCAGTTGGCAAAATGTTTGCCTAGCACTAGTAAAGCTCATGAATCCATCCCCAATATCACAGATGCTCAGTATGGCAGTGATATAAATTGTCCCAGTATttgagttgaggcaggaggatcttgaattCAAGACCAAGACCACAAATTATACAGATTAATGTATATATTAGAGCCCTCCAACCCAACTTAACTCCTGTTCAATTGCTGGCTGCTCACTATCTCTTTATATAgcaaaatctgtctcaaaaaaataaaggggggagaggaaaagggccTCAGTGAGATGGCTTAACTTGTTAATAAATGCTTAAGAGTTCCATCCCTAGGACCCATTCACTGAAGagaatcatctctctctctcacacacacaccatacaaataaataactatacaatcacactaataataataggGGTCAGCTGGAAAA contains:
- the Rbm12 gene encoding RNA-binding protein 12, coding for MAVVIRLQGLPIVAGTMDIRHFFSGLTIPDGGVHIVGGELGEAFIVFATDEDARLGMMRTGGTIKGSKVTLLLSSKTEMQNMIELSRRRFETANLDIPPANASRSGPPPSSGMSSRVNLPATAPNFNNPSPSVVTATTSVHESNKNIQTFSTASVGTAPPSMGTSFGSPTFSSTVPSTASPMNTVPPPPIPPIPAMPSLPPLPSIPPIPVPPPVPTLPPVPPVPPIPPVPSVPPLTTLPPMSGMPPLNPPPVAPLPGGMNGSGAPMGLNNNLNPVFLGPLNPVNPIQMNSQSSVKSLPINPDDLYVSVHGMPFSAMENDVREFFHGLRVDAVHLLKDHVGRNNGNGLVKFLSPQDTFEALKRNRMLMIQRYVEVSPATERQWVAAGGHITFKQSMGPSGQAHPPPQTLPRSKSPSGQKRSRSRSPHEAGFCVYLKGLPFEAENKHVIDFFKKLDIVEDSIYIAYGPNGKATGEGFVEFRNDADYKAALCRHKQYMGNRFIQVHPITKKGMLEKIDMIRKRLQNFSYDQREMVLNPEGEVSSAKVCAHITNIPFSITKMDVLQFLEGIPVDENAVHVLVDNNGQGLGQALVQFKTEDDAHKSEHLHRKKLNGREAFVHIVTLEDMREIEKNPPVQGKKGLKIPVPGNPAVPVIPSAGIPTAGIPSAGIPGAGMPSAGMPAAGMPGAGMPSSGMPGAGIPGPGIPGPGIPSAGLPGAGLPGAGLPGPAIPGPAMPGPAMPGPAMPGPAMPGPAMPGPAMPGPAMPGPAIPGPAIPGAGIPSAGGEEHVFLTVGSKEANNGPPFNFPGNFGGPNAFGPPLPPPGLGGGFGDVRPVLPSVGNSGLPGLGLEVPGFGGAPNNISGPSGFGGIPQNFGNGPGSLNAPPGFGSGPPGLGSVPGHLSGPPAFGPGPGPGPIHIGGPPGFGASSGKPGPTIIKVQNMPFTVSIDEILDFFYGYQVIPGSVCLKYNEKGMPTGEAMVAFESRDEATAAVIDLNDRPIGSRKVKLVLG